A single genomic interval of Pseudobacteroides sp. harbors:
- a CDS encoding transcriptional regulator, with the protein MDIINQTNRSILFEEINPERLDLLTLVGDVKGIDSLDDEKIKEINRELLVRNFDEFLEKFSPSVYSFFNAAADDGKGAVVYTLKRPENIPPEYISEIKLDHNNDFLKMLFTLIDTKRSQGIINVDFRFDKVLDMISPKKVMDDIRQARKEIHYLFDKYEELDEGDPKKLDLGDKLNYKFEEARQNYNNVMAMLPLAIEDIKTRLLLGGGEGGGEAQAVQVGMLTIGETGELKIIEAPKEESNALMLVSENSNNSLVTIFESDYDSVTDSPSSYVKDLVVRTFCPLPATLTEVDIDREIANYRAYLEFYTKAKDDFVKASKPLVEKILGVKMFFDQYNTKTRGMRPSLIISNNKLDMTVKSNNMPRLETYLNTVNAKNDFSNTVWFGIVPAIELESAGKPKIGRAIFAGNKEVKKEGNTMESLTALLQTLKKYRVQVFFNFQANDETTFNNLATMGVDKYMDKCQMMTRQDYSEFAIPCLPNFTIIPKDKSGVVIDTIIQKTEDGKVKVSDSKEDIMKLWIQGVYVDASYVAAGIVGAYQCPEYLKEIFKNASRNYPGVRFDIEREDYSLRMVTTMAKEITGFTNNIKDEINKRSFGFVFSSENAQVDGKDVKRITVYKARSLAMTDSGFDSIYKTTVSTYIERILRFTSNDFKQDKIESFFSNNPKSQKEVWKNDNKFINSIVQPGDDLNYSIDEMTNMCQIDLTFNGNVKNLEVLITKN; encoded by the coding sequence ATGGATATCATTAATCAAACAAATAGAAGCATTCTATTTGAAGAAATCAACCCGGAAAGATTGGATCTTCTTACTCTTGTGGGTGATGTTAAGGGAATAGACAGTCTTGATGACGAAAAAATCAAAGAGATAAACAGGGAGCTGCTTGTCAGAAACTTCGATGAGTTTTTGGAGAAATTCTCACCGAGTGTATATTCGTTTTTCAATGCAGCCGCTGATGATGGAAAGGGTGCGGTTGTCTATACACTGAAAAGACCTGAGAATATACCACCCGAATATATTTCAGAAATTAAACTTGATCATAATAACGATTTTCTTAAAATGCTTTTCACTTTGATTGATACAAAAAGAAGCCAAGGTATCATTAACGTTGACTTCAGATTCGATAAGGTTCTTGATATGATATCTCCCAAAAAGGTAATGGATGACATAAGACAAGCAAGAAAAGAAATCCACTACCTATTTGATAAATATGAGGAGCTTGATGAAGGAGATCCAAAAAAGCTTGATTTAGGAGACAAACTCAATTACAAATTTGAAGAAGCAAGACAAAATTATAACAATGTTATGGCTATGCTACCCCTGGCGATAGAAGATATCAAGACCAGACTTCTGTTAGGCGGCGGTGAAGGCGGCGGTGAGGCTCAGGCAGTGCAGGTAGGTATGCTTACAATAGGTGAAACAGGAGAACTCAAAATAATTGAAGCCCCCAAGGAAGAGAGCAATGCCCTGATGCTCGTTTCAGAAAACAGCAATAACAGTCTTGTAACAATTTTTGAATCAGACTATGATTCAGTTACCGATTCACCTTCTTCTTACGTCAAGGACCTTGTGGTAAGAACATTCTGCCCGCTTCCTGCTACTCTGACAGAAGTTGATATTGACAGGGAAATTGCAAATTACAGGGCATACCTTGAGTTTTATACAAAGGCAAAGGATGACTTTGTAAAAGCATCCAAACCATTAGTTGAAAAGATACTTGGTGTGAAGATGTTCTTTGACCAGTACAACACAAAGACTAGAGGAATGAGGCCTTCACTTATTATATCAAATAATAAGCTTGATATGACTGTAAAAAGCAACAATATGCCAAGGCTTGAAACATACCTCAATACAGTAAATGCAAAAAATGATTTTTCAAATACTGTTTGGTTCGGAATCGTTCCGGCAATTGAATTAGAGTCTGCCGGAAAACCAAAAATAGGAAGAGCCATATTTGCCGGAAATAAGGAAGTTAAAAAGGAAGGAAATACAATGGAATCCCTTACAGCACTGCTGCAGACACTTAAAAAATATAGGGTGCAGGTATTCTTCAACTTCCAGGCAAACGACGAAACTACCTTCAACAACTTAGCAACAATGGGTGTTGATAAATACATGGATAAGTGTCAAATGATGACAAGGCAGGATTACAGTGAGTTTGCAATCCCTTGTCTGCCTAACTTTACAATCATACCTAAAGACAAGTCGGGCGTTGTTATTGATACAATAATTCAAAAAACAGAGGATGGAAAAGTAAAAGTTTCCGACTCAAAAGAAGATATAATGAAGCTTTGGATACAGGGCGTTTATGTTGATGCTTCATATGTAGCGGCTGGTATTGTGGGTGCATACCAGTGCCCCGAGTACCTTAAGGAAATCTTCAAAAACGCCAGCAGGAATTATCCAGGCGTAAGATTTGATATCGAAAGAGAAGATTATAGCTTAAGAATGGTAACAACAATGGCTAAGGAAATAACTGGTTTTACCAATAATATAAAAGATGAAATAAATAAAAGAAGCTTTGGTTTTGTATTTTCTTCTGAAAACGCACAGGTTGATGGTAAGGACGTAAAGAGGATTACTGTTTATAAAGCCAGAAGCCTTGCTATGACAGACAGCGGATTTGATTCCATCTATAAAACCACAGTTAGTACATATATTGAAAGAATTTTGAGGTTCACATCAAACGACTTCAAGCAAGATAAAATAGAATCATTCTTCAGCAACAATCCGAAGAGCCAGAAGGAAGTTTGGAAGAATGACAATAAATTCATTAACTCTATTGTTCAACCGGGAGATGACTTGAATTATTCAATAGATGAAATGACAAACATGTGCCAGATTGATTTGACATTCAATGGTAATGTAAAGAACCTGGAAGTATTGATTACAAAGAATTAA
- the tssD gene encoding type VI secretion system tube protein TssD, translated as MAFKLAATPASIGGGGDSFNLDEKVIKSVVYKTDTPDDSNARSHDVGAILEIRGNLLQAAEEDTKKMAKWTLESALPYKNIVVTQTAGSFVMREYTFTQAFCVDYIEEFNETEGEGKFTLIIKQKRENIKDVKIEGGYGA; from the coding sequence ATGGCATTTAAACTAGCTGCAACACCTGCAAGTATAGGGGGAGGAGGAGATTCCTTTAATCTTGACGAGAAAGTTATAAAGTCTGTTGTTTACAAAACAGATACTCCTGATGATTCAAACGCAAGGTCACATGACGTTGGAGCAATCCTTGAAATTAGGGGCAATTTATTGCAAGCTGCTGAAGAAGATACTAAGAAAATGGCTAAATGGACACTTGAAAGTGCATTGCCTTATAAGAATATTGTAGTTACTCAAACTGCAGGCAGCTTTGTTATGAGAGAATACACTTTTACTCAAGCTTTCTGTGTTGACTACATAGAAGAATTCAATGAAACTGAAGGTGAAGGTAAATTTACTCTTATAATCAAGCAGAAGAGGGAAAACATCAAAGACGTTAAGATTGAAGGCGGATACGGAGCATAA
- a CDS encoding pentapeptide repeat-containing protein, whose product MKRFEAIGHFNDNYVLKIREKKLGELSSFYETNKNILAQGMLDAFKNLCIKAGKLQQEGIKDSIAHICFSLLRIRILEKRHNYRLDAFSDLYYLDKTDCTVEYDAAWAYKYLDEFMEELEQSRKLYMNKVLKPDIERIMFKEISYYNDYIVNLARLLIPEAVKLDEYIALKRQEVVDISVGEYKASSCIVYKEDRRVKNSGDIKSWLEGKYEYGYRSEILKDLDLSEGDYEGIDLAYSDFTGSNLTGSSFKNAQLSGAVLCNTNLEGVNFENVDLRCCDLRGAILKNVNFNKANLKDAMVSGSDAQSLALDQEQRKNIIII is encoded by the coding sequence ATGAAAAGGTTTGAGGCTATAGGGCATTTTAATGATAATTATGTTTTAAAAATCAGGGAAAAAAAGCTTGGCGAGCTGAGTAGTTTCTATGAAACTAACAAGAACATTCTTGCCCAAGGAATGCTGGATGCTTTTAAGAATCTATGCATAAAGGCGGGAAAGCTGCAGCAGGAAGGCATAAAAGACAGCATAGCTCATATTTGTTTTTCTCTTCTGCGAATCAGAATATTGGAAAAACGACATAATTACCGTCTAGACGCATTTAGCGATCTATATTACCTTGATAAAACAGATTGTACTGTAGAATATGATGCTGCATGGGCTTATAAATACCTTGATGAGTTTATGGAAGAGCTTGAGCAAAGCAGAAAGCTTTATATGAACAAGGTGCTAAAACCGGATATTGAGAGAATAATGTTTAAGGAAATATCATACTACAATGACTATATTGTTAATCTTGCAAGGCTGCTAATACCCGAGGCTGTAAAGCTAGATGAGTATATAGCCTTAAAAAGGCAAGAAGTAGTTGATATTAGTGTAGGTGAGTATAAAGCATCAAGTTGTATAGTTTACAAGGAAGACAGAAGGGTTAAAAACTCTGGTGACATAAAATCATGGCTTGAAGGAAAGTATGAATATGGATACCGCAGTGAGATTTTAAAAGATCTGGATCTGTCAGAAGGGGATTATGAGGGAATAGACTTAGCCTATAGTGATTTTACAGGAAGCAATCTTACAGGAAGTAGTTTTAAAAATGCCCAATTGTCAGGAGCTGTTTTATGCAATACAAACTTAGAAGGTGTTAATTTTGAAAATGTTGACCTTAGGTGCTGTGATTTGAGGGGAGCCATACTAAAAAATGTTAATTTTAACAAAGCAAATCTTAAGGATGCAATGGTTTCCGGCAGTGATGCACAATCACTGGCATTAGATCAAGAGCAGAGAAAGAACATAATAATTATTTAA
- a CDS encoding DnaJ domain-containing protein gives MIVTVEYLKCLERISVMKNYYEVLGVQKDATLEDIKKVYKKLAKKYHPDLNQGNKEAEQKFIEIKEAYDTLSDEDKRKSYDAKLNGSSDSSYRQEDKRKSTRSESEEPAKFDFEEVERSFERFFGFNPRTNKVNIETEKQREKKKNPLDTTAAFEQFFGFKRKK, from the coding sequence TTGATTGTTACAGTTGAGTATCTAAAGTGCCTTGAAAGGATCAGTGTTATGAAAAACTATTACGAAGTTCTTGGAGTTCAAAAAGATGCAACTTTGGAGGATATAAAAAAAGTATACAAAAAGCTGGCAAAAAAGTACCATCCAGATTTGAACCAGGGCAACAAAGAGGCAGAGCAAAAGTTTATTGAGATAAAAGAAGCGTATGACACATTAAGTGATGAAGATAAGAGAAAATCATACGATGCCAAGCTTAATGGCAGCAGTGATTCTTCCTATCGGCAGGAGGACAAAAGGAAAAGCACCAGATCTGAATCGGAAGAACCTGCCAAATTTGATTTTGAAGAAGTTGAAAGAAGCTTTGAGCGTTTTTTCGGGTTTAACCCTAGAACCAACAAAGTTAATATAGAGACAGAAAAACAAAGAGAAAAGAAGAAAAATCCTCTTGATACCACAGCAGCTTTTGAACAATTCTTTGGATTCAAGAGGAAAAAGTAA
- a CDS encoding FHA domain-containing protein has protein sequence MNKSGKVPDVKNNFKKYINEKKMETYSDKKKALWIMIIDILIVVITLITLYFIFFVDNGKPILDYLGYAAILLIVCFGVFKVITIGFTSTTSSNITKVVLVDDDGSSIKTWSIKGKVSLLIGKNSNENEVDIDLSETTYSSLVSRQHAVMNFSNNCWYIEDIGSSNGTGLKKENDDFKQKLEAGKPYELSAGDTIYIANTKLIMK, from the coding sequence ATGAATAAAAGCGGGAAAGTACCCGATGTAAAGAATAATTTTAAGAAATATATCAATGAAAAAAAGATGGAGACTTATTCTGACAAGAAAAAAGCTCTGTGGATTATGATAATTGATATTCTTATAGTTGTAATAACTCTGATAACACTATACTTTATATTCTTCGTTGATAATGGCAAGCCCATACTTGACTATCTGGGTTATGCAGCCATTCTGCTGATTGTATGTTTTGGAGTGTTCAAGGTTATCACAATCGGATTTACCAGCACGACAAGCTCCAATATAACAAAGGTTGTATTGGTAGATGATGATGGTTCCAGCATCAAGACATGGAGTATTAAAGGCAAGGTATCATTACTCATCGGAAAGAATTCTAATGAAAATGAGGTTGATATAGACCTTTCTGAAACTACATACTCATCTTTGGTTAGCAGGCAGCATGCAGTAATGAATTTTTCCAATAACTGTTGGTATATTGAGGATATAGGATCATCCAATGGTACCGGACTTAAAAAAGAAAACGACGACTTCAAGCAAAAACTCGAAGCAGGTAAGCCATATGAACTGAGTGCCGGGGATACGATATATATAGCAAATACGAAGTTGATTATGAAATAG